The Streptomyces sp. cg36 genomic interval CGTACGCGAGGGCCCAGGTGGTCACCGCGTAGAACACCGCGTACCCCACGGAGAGCGCCCCCGCGGTCAGCAGCAGCAGCCGCCAGTGGTCGCGCACCACCTCCGCCAGCGGCAGCCGGGCGCGTTCGCCGATCTCCTCGAACTGCGGTGTCTCGGGGAGCGAGGAGCGCAGCAGCAGCCCGCCCGCCGCGAGCAGCCCCGCCCCCCAGAACGGGACCCGCCACCCCCACGAGCGGAACTCGGCGTCGGTGAGCCCCGCCGACAGCGCCAGCATCACGCCATTGGCCAGCAGGAACCCGGCCGCCGGGCCCATCTGCGGAAACGACGACCACAGCACCCGGCGCCGCGCGGGCGCGTGCTCGACGGCGAGCAGCACGGCCCCGCCCCACTCGCCGCCGAGCCCGAACCCCTGGAGGAAGCGCAGGAGCAGCAGCAGGACGGGAGCCGCGGCGCCGATGGACGCGTACGAGGGCACGCAGCCGACGGCGACGGTGGCCAGACCGGTCAGACCCAGCGAGAGGAAGAGCACCGGACGGCGGCCGTGGCGGTCGCCGATGTGGCCGAAGACGACCGAGCCGAGCGGCCGGGCGACGAAGCCGATGCCGAAGGTCGCGAACGCGGCCAGGGTGCCCGCCAGCGGGGAGAACGTCGGGAAGAAGAGCGGGCCGAGCACCAGCGCGGCGGCCGTTCCGTACACGAAGAAGTCGTAGAACTCGACCGCCGTACCGGCGAGCGAGGCGGCGCCGAGCCGCGCCATCGACGGTGGGGCGTGTGTGCGGGCAGAGGTGGGGGAGGTGTGCATGCCGCGCCAACTACCCGTGCCCACGGGCGGTTACGGGGGCGTGCGGAAGCGCGGTCGCGGCCGGAGTGAGCTGACTACACTGAGGATCCGGCAGGCGGGAGCGGGGCGGGGACGGGGGCGTCGATGAGCGCGGACACCAGCGTGGACCTGTGGGTGACCGGCGGGCCGGGCGCGGACGCCGAGGAACTCGACGCGCTGGCGCGGCAGTTGCGCGACCGGCTGCTCGAACTCGACGTCCACGACGTCCGGGCCCGCTCCGGCGGGCGCGTCCCGGACGGCGCCAAGCCGGGCGACGCCGTCGTGGCCGGCGCACTGGTCGTCACGGCCCTCCCGGTGGTGCTCCCCGAGGTGTTCCGGCTGCTCGGCACCTGGGTGAGCAGCCGTCCGGCGCGCGGCGTCCGGGTGGAGCTCGACGGGCGCAGCATCGCACTCGACGACGCCACGCCGCAGGAGCGCCAGCGGCTGATCGACGCCTTCCTCGCACCCCGGCCGGATTCCGCTCCCGGGGCGCCGGAGGACCCCGCGGGATCCCCGTCCGACGGGGAGTGAGACGGGTGGGCCCCGCCGAGAAGAGCGGCGACCGCACCGGACGCGACCCGGAGGGCGGACCGGCGAGACGGGAGCGGTGGAGCGACGGCCCGGGGAGCCGGGACGCCCTGCTCATCGCCACCGGCGAGTACGACGACCCGGCGCTGCGCACCCTGCGTTCCCCCGGGCAGGACTGCCGGGGCCTCGCCGAGGTCCTGGGGCACCCGGACATCGGCGCCTTCCGCACCGAGCAGCTGCGGGACCGCCCGGCCCATCAGGTGGCCCGCGCCCTGGAGGGGTTCTTCCGCGACCGGGGCCGCGACGACCTGCTGCTGCTCCATCTGTCCGGCCACGGCATCAAGGACGACGACGGGCACCTCTACTTCGCGGCCCGCGACACCGACCGGGGCCTGCCCGCCTCCACCGCGATCCCCGCCGCCTTCCTGCACGACCGGATGGAGCGCTGCCGCGCCCGCACCATCGTGGTGCTGCTCGACTGCTGCTACAGCGGCGCCTTCCTGCCGGGCTCCAAGGGCGACGACCAGGTGCACGTGCGCGAGGAGCTCTCCGGCCACGGCAGGGTGGTCCTGACGGCCACCAACCGCATCGAGTACGCGTGGGAGGGCGAGCGGCCGGACACGGCGGCCCCGCAGCCCTCCCGGTTCACCGGCGCCCTCATCGAGGGCCTGCGCAGCGGCGCGGCCGACCTGGACGGCGACGGCCGCATCACGGTCACCGAGCTCTACGACTACGTGTACGAGCGGCTGCGGCGCAGCGGGGTGCGGCAGACGCCGAGGATGTGGGCCGACGTCGAGTACCGGGTCGTCCTCGCGCGCGTGGCGGAAGTCGCGCCCGTGAGCGCCCCGCCCCCGGAGGTCCGGCCCGCGGAGGTCCTGTCGCCGGGCGTCCCGCCGCCGCCCGCGAGTCCGCCGCGTTCCGGGCCCGAGCGGTCCCGCAGGACGGGCCAGGACGCGCTGCTCCGCCTGGACCTCACCCTGGAGGAGACCGTCTTCGGCGCCACCAAGGAGATCCGGTTCGACACCGCGGTGGTCTGTCCGGTCTGCCGGGGGCTGGCGGTGGCCCGGCACATGTGCGCGCGGTGCGGTGGCGAGGGCCGCGTCCGGGAGGTCCGGACGCTCGCGCTGCGGATCCCGGCGGGCGTCGAGAACGGCACCCGGCTGCTGCTGCGCGGCAAGGGCGAGGCGGGCAAGGGCGGCGGACCGGCCGGCGACCTCTACGTCGAGGTCCACGAACGGCCGGACGCGCGGTTCCGGCGGCGGGGCGACGACCTGCACAGCACCCACCGCATCCCGCGCGAACTCGCCGAGTCCGGCGGCCAGACCCGTATCGACACCCTGGACGGGCCGCGCACGGTGCTGGTGCCCGCGGGCACCGTCGGCGGCCGGACGCTGCGGCTGCGGCGGCTCGGGGTGCAGCGCCCGGGGAGCCCCGGGCGCGGCAGTCTGCTCGTACGCCTGGAAGTGGACGAGTAGGGGCCCGGGGGCGCGCCTGCGCCCCCGCGGACGCCCCGGTGGGGCCTACCAGCCCCGGGCGTGCCACTCCGGGAGCTTGGGGCGCTCCTCGCCGAGCGTGGTGTCGTCGCCGTGGCCGGGGTAGACCCAGGTCTCGTCCGGCAGGGGGGCGAAGAGCTTGGTCTCGACGTCGTGGATCAGGCTGGCGAACGCCTGCGGGTCCTTCCGGGTGTTGCCGACGCCGCCCGGGAAGAGGCAGTCGCCGGTGAACACGTGCGGATGGCCGTGCGGGTCGTCGTAGACCAGGGCGATCGAGCCGGGCGTGTGGCCGACCAGGTGCCGGGCGGTGAGCTCCACCCGGCCGACGCGGACGGTGTCGCCGTCCTCGACGGGGACGTCCGTCGGCACGGGGATGCCCTCGGCGTCGTGGCGGCCCGCGTACGTGCGCGCGCCCGTGGCGGCCACGACCTCGGCGAGCGCCTGCCAGTGGTCGTCGTGGCGGTGGGTGGTGACGACGGCGGCGATGCCGTCGTCACCGATCAGCGTCAGCAGGGTCGCGGGCTCGGCCGCCGCGTCGATCAGCAGTTGCTCGCCGGTGGCCCGGCAGCGCAGCAGGTACGCGTTGTTGTTCATCGGGCCCACCGCGACCTTGGAGATCATGAGGTCGGCGAGCTCGTGCACATCCGCCGGACCGCCGACCTTGACCGTTCCGCTGTACGTCATGGGCTCAGCGTAGCGCCCGGTCCTACAGGGGCGGCAGGGCGGGCAGCGGCCCGCCGGTGACCTTCAGGGCGGAGCCGTCCCTGCGCCCGGCGAGCCAGCCCAGCAGGTCCCACGGGGGGCCGCCGACGGTCACCGGGGCGCCCTGGTCGCCGCCGGTGCTCAGGCTGTGGCCGTTGTTGCCGGTGAGGGTGGTCGGGGGGACCGCGGCGTTGCCCGCGAACCGGTCGGCCAGGAACTGGATCTCGCGCCGGACGAACTCGTCCGGCAGGTCCTCCAGTTCGTAGCCGACGCCCAGGTCGACGTGGTGCAGCTCGACCTCGATCAGCCGGCGGAAGGGGATGCGGGCGGCCTCGTCCAGGACGCCGTTGCGGAGCTCGACCGTCCGGCTCCAGTCGGCGGGGCGGGCGCCCTCCGCCCGGAAGCGGTCCGCGCTGTCGCGCAGGTCGGCGAGGTGGACGTCGAGCGGGCGCGTCGCGTCGCGCGCGATGTCGGCGTCCCGGGCCTCGCCGCTCTCGTACATGGGCCGTCCGCCCAGGACGTTGACGAGCGCGTCCGCGTTGCGGGCCAGGTGGGCGAGGACGTGGCCGCGGCTCCAGCCCGGAAGCCGTGACGGCCCGGCGAGTGCCGCGTTGTCCAGTGCGGCGGCTGCGGTGAGCAGCCGGTCGGTGGCTTCCTGTACAGCTGCCAGGTCGTGCGCATGATCAATCATGGCGCCGACGATAGCCCCGCCACTCATTCGGGTGAAGCGGTCTTGACGAGGCCGTAAATCGAATGCGCGTGCTATAGGCTCGTCAGTGGCATCAGGCATCCTTGGCTGTAAAGCAACCCATCGCCCTGGCGGCCCCCCATAGTCTGAGACGGGGGTCCCGCCCCCTGCTTCTCTTCAACGAAAGGTGCGGACCGGCGTGGCCGACCGTCTCATCGTCCGTGGCGCGCGCGAGCACAATCTCAAGAACGTCTCGCTCGACCTCCCGCGCGACTCCCTCATCGTCTTCACCGGGCTCTCGGGGTCGGGCAAGTCGTCCCTCGCCTTCGACACGATCTTCGCCGAGGGGCAGCGCCGCTACGTCGAGTCGCTCTCCTCGTACGCCCGCCAGTTCCTCGGCCAGATGGACAAGCCGGACGTCGACTTCATCGAAGGTCTGTCGCCCGCGGTCTCCATCGACCAGAAGTCGACCTCGCGCAACCCGCGCTCGACGGTCGGCACCATCACCGAGGTCTACGACTACCTGCGCCTGCTCTTCGCGCGCATCGGCAAGCCGCACTGCCCCGAGTGCCGCCGGCCGATCACCCGCCAGTCGCCGCAGGCCATCGTCGACAAGGTCCTGGAGCTGCCCGAGGGCAGCCGCTTCCAGGTGCTCTCGCCGCTGGTGCGCGAGCGCAAGGGCGAGTTCGTCGACCTCTTCGCCGACCTCCAGACCAAGGGCTACAGCCGCGCGCGCGTGGACGGCGAGACGATCCAGCTCTCCGAGCCGCCCAAGCTGAAGAAGCAGGAGAAGCACACCATCGAGGTGGTCATCGACCGCCTCACCGTGAAGGACTCCGCCAAGCGGCGCCTCACCGACTCGGTGGAGACCGCGCTGGGCCTCTCCGGCGGCATGGTGGTGCTCGACTTCGTCGACCTCGCGGCCGACGACCCCGAGCGCGAGCGGATGTACTCGGAGCATCTGTACTGCCCGTACGACGACCTGTCCTTCGAGGAGCTGGAGCCGCGCTCCTTCTCCTTCAACTCGCCCTTCGGCGCCTGCCCCGACTGCACGGGCATCGGCACGCGCATGGAGGTCGACCCCGAGCTGATCATTCCGGACGAGGACAAGTCCCTCGACGAGGGCGCGGTCTCCCCGTGGTCGCTCGGCCACACCAAGGACTACTTCGCCCGGCTGGTCGGCGCGCTCGCCGACGAGCTCGGCTTCCGCACCGACATCCCCTGGGCGGGGCTGCCGCAGCGTGCCAAGAAGGCGCTGCTGTACGGCCACAAGACCCAGATCGAGGTGCGTTACCGCAACCGGTACGGCAGGGAGCGCGCCTACACTACCTCCTTCGAGGGCGCGGTGCCGTTCGTCAAGCGGCGCCACTCCGAGGCGGAGTCCGACGGGGCGCGCGAGCGCTTCGAGGGCTACATGCGCGAGGTCCCCTGCCCGACCTGCGAGGGCTCGCGACTGAAGCCGCTGGTCCTCGCGGTCACCGTGATGGACCGCTCCATCGCCGAGGTCTCCGCGATGTCGATCAGCGACTGCGCCGACTTCCTGGGTGAACTCAAGCTCAACGCGCGCGACAAGAAGATCGCCGAGCGCGTCCTGAAGGAGGTCAACGAGCGGCTGCGCTTCCTCGTCGACGTCGGCCTCGACTACCTCTCGCTCAACCGCGCCGCCGGGACGCTGTCCGGCGGCGAGGCCCAGCGCATCCGCCTCGCCACCCAGATCGGCTCCGGCCTGGTCGGCGTGTTGTACGTGCTGGACGAGCCCTCCATCGGTCTGCACCAGCGCGACAACCACCGGCTGATCGAGACGCTGGTCCGGCTGCGCGACATGGGCAACACCCTGATCGTCGTCGAGCACGACGAGGACACCATCAAGGTGGCCGACTGGGTCGTCGACATCGGCCCCGGCGCCGGTGAGCACGGCGGCAAGGTCGTCCACAGCGGTCCGTTGAAGCAGCTCCTCGCCAACAAGGAGTCGATGACGGGTCAGTACCTGGCGGGAAAGAAGGCCATCCCGCTGCCGGACGTACGGCGCCCGGCGGACCCCTCGCGCCGGCTCACGGTGCACGGGGCCAAGGAGAACAACCTCCGCGACATCGACGTCTCGTTCCCGCTCGGGGTGCTCACCGCGGTCACCGGAGTCTCCGGCTCCGGCAAGTCGACCCTGGTCAACGACATCCTGTACACCCACCTGGCACGCGAGTTGAACGGGGCGCGGGCGGTCCCCGGGCGCCACACGCGCGTGGACGGCGACGACCTGGTCGACAAGGTCGT includes:
- a CDS encoding DnaJ C-terminal domain-containing protein, translating into MGPAEKSGDRTGRDPEGGPARRERWSDGPGSRDALLIATGEYDDPALRTLRSPGQDCRGLAEVLGHPDIGAFRTEQLRDRPAHQVARALEGFFRDRGRDDLLLLHLSGHGIKDDDGHLYFAARDTDRGLPASTAIPAAFLHDRMERCRARTIVVLLDCCYSGAFLPGSKGDDQVHVREELSGHGRVVLTATNRIEYAWEGERPDTAAPQPSRFTGALIEGLRSGAADLDGDGRITVTELYDYVYERLRRSGVRQTPRMWADVEYRVVLARVAEVAPVSAPPPEVRPAEVLSPGVPPPPASPPRSGPERSRRTGQDALLRLDLTLEETVFGATKEIRFDTAVVCPVCRGLAVARHMCARCGGEGRVREVRTLALRIPAGVENGTRLLLRGKGEAGKGGGPAGDLYVEVHERPDARFRRRGDDLHSTHRIPRELAESGGQTRIDTLDGPRTVLVPAGTVGGRTLRLRRLGVQRPGSPGRGSLLVRLEVDE
- a CDS encoding MFS transporter — encoded protein: MARLGAASLAGTAVEFYDFFVYGTAAALVLGPLFFPTFSPLAGTLAAFATFGIGFVARPLGSVVFGHIGDRHGRRPVLFLSLGLTGLATVAVGCVPSYASIGAAAPVLLLLLRFLQGFGLGGEWGGAVLLAVEHAPARRRVLWSSFPQMGPAAGFLLANGVMLALSAGLTDAEFRSWGWRVPFWGAGLLAAGGLLLRSSLPETPQFEEIGERARLPLAEVVRDHWRLLLLTAGALSVGYAVFYAVTTWALAYATERLGVSRTVMLVCVMAAVAVKGTLTPVVAVLGDRLGRRPLCLAGCAACALWMFPMVALLQTGEPLLMFTGFLGALLGFVTMFAVTAAHLPELYEPRVRCTGAAVGYNLGGVLGGALTPVVATALARGDGPPWGVAAYLTALALLSLGCFALLPDTRPAPAAAGPEAETAAPA
- a CDS encoding MBL fold metallo-hydrolase → MTYSGTVKVGGPADVHELADLMISKVAVGPMNNNAYLLRCRATGEQLLIDAAAEPATLLTLIGDDGIAAVVTTHRHDDHWQALAEVVAATGARTYAGRHDAEGIPVPTDVPVEDGDTVRVGRVELTARHLVGHTPGSIALVYDDPHGHPHVFTGDCLFPGGVGNTRKDPQAFASLIHDVETKLFAPLPDETWVYPGHGDDTTLGEERPKLPEWHARGW
- the uvrA gene encoding excinuclease ABC subunit UvrA, giving the protein MADRLIVRGAREHNLKNVSLDLPRDSLIVFTGLSGSGKSSLAFDTIFAEGQRRYVESLSSYARQFLGQMDKPDVDFIEGLSPAVSIDQKSTSRNPRSTVGTITEVYDYLRLLFARIGKPHCPECRRPITRQSPQAIVDKVLELPEGSRFQVLSPLVRERKGEFVDLFADLQTKGYSRARVDGETIQLSEPPKLKKQEKHTIEVVIDRLTVKDSAKRRLTDSVETALGLSGGMVVLDFVDLAADDPERERMYSEHLYCPYDDLSFEELEPRSFSFNSPFGACPDCTGIGTRMEVDPELIIPDEDKSLDEGAVSPWSLGHTKDYFARLVGALADELGFRTDIPWAGLPQRAKKALLYGHKTQIEVRYRNRYGRERAYTTSFEGAVPFVKRRHSEAESDGARERFEGYMREVPCPTCEGSRLKPLVLAVTVMDRSIAEVSAMSISDCADFLGELKLNARDKKIAERVLKEVNERLRFLVDVGLDYLSLNRAAGTLSGGEAQRIRLATQIGSGLVGVLYVLDEPSIGLHQRDNHRLIETLVRLRDMGNTLIVVEHDEDTIKVADWVVDIGPGAGEHGGKVVHSGPLKQLLANKESMTGQYLAGKKAIPLPDVRRPADPSRRLTVHGAKENNLRDIDVSFPLGVLTAVTGVSGSGKSTLVNDILYTHLARELNGARAVPGRHTRVDGDDLVDKVVHVDQSPIGRTPRSNPATYTGVFDNVRKLFAETMEAKVRGYLPGRFSFNVKGGRCENCSGDGTIKIEMNFLPDVYVPCEVCHGARYNRETLEVHYKGKSIAEVLDMPIEEALDFFEAVPTIARHLRTLNEVGLGYVRLGQSAPTLSGGEAQRVKLASELQKRSTGRTVYVLDEPTTGLHFEDISKLIKVLSGLVDKGNTVIVIEHNLDVIKTADWVVDMGPEGGSGGGLVIAEGTPEQVASVPASHTGKFLRDILGADRISDAEQAAPVVKRRGAKKAPAKAVAKTAAKAPAKVSASAPAKKAAARARKA
- a CDS encoding maleylpyruvate isomerase family mycothiol-dependent enzyme, coding for MIDHAHDLAAVQEATDRLLTAAAALDNAALAGPSRLPGWSRGHVLAHLARNADALVNVLGGRPMYESGEARDADIARDATRPLDVHLADLRDSADRFRAEGARPADWSRTVELRNGVLDEAARIPFRRLIEVELHHVDLGVGYELEDLPDEFVRREIQFLADRFAGNAAVPPTTLTGNNGHSLSTGGDQGAPVTVGGPPWDLLGWLAGRRDGSALKVTGGPLPALPPL